One stretch of Opisthocomus hoazin isolate bOpiHoa1 chromosome 18, bOpiHoa1.hap1, whole genome shotgun sequence DNA includes these proteins:
- the CEP250 gene encoding centrosome-associated protein CEP250 isoform X2, producing MAAAWGQASLQRRLQSAQEARHRQAGLVRQLQAKVLQYQARCRELEQQLAAAGGSLPGGWEAAEDHSLEKALLQVEEEQQRCENLAEVNALLREHLNKANEVNSALKEDVGKLTADWMRAREELELKAREWRNEHELYDSYIRGEHNRLLSLWRQVVTFRRHFLEMKTATDRDLSELKAEQMRVSGSILVSCSRLSSAVQLWASITAGRPVLKDEAQPQAEQDRSQKTQEVVCLEVKEDQEKKELQDRVVELSALLVQSQKQNEEKEKTMKTLSDAVEILEASRLEKEYEASLTKSAKEENLLLQKLIQDITEVVLDDSDSTVSVICTDSSQPAECSNILSCLSSVDAERALALVQEALARRRGAAQALKEELSARQDTIDFLMHQHREQEEKCRKLQQRLEQLEEECKTSSSHQQHLQSLVEALRSDCANLEKTREELQQQLEVTEQKASRLRQSNAKLQLKEDSAQGEKVEQQQTMERARRDQELLLKDLAALEGKHSLLQSELVVTRETLEESHLQRDLLKQEKHELTVALEKAEQSVAEVTGAQSKLSAEIADLRLATANMSSINKALALDKVQLNKLLLQLEQENEVLLGKVTEMERARVSDQEKLNLCNRTNAELCAEKAHLERLLKKAEEQQEGLRVELTILAEEKAETQEKLSQVHRQQESASSALEQLRQEASRQGHALAKVSKEREVLVHEKAALEVRLAAVERDRQGLSEQLTEARSVKETLESSLFEAQQHLSQLEIARSQLEIRLHTVTQAKEVIQGEVKCLQCELEAERSLMKQERENMAQQLLQTEQQYNDTLKLLETDHEVEINKLLQDLASEREGHHSELQEMLEQWEKEKAETEGEHEKHLFDMEQKVATMQARQEEERTRVENAKQEVLLEKESEKNALLETLLQTQGELREACQQLEQLRQEVKEQQENGQNTTERLQTELQETQGKIKAEEKRHKEEIKTIKEEMNILLQQRDALQKQVEELMSQLAASEESQQVIRRKAQQDLSEAQELSRQKVLEVVHLQKILEEKRSQWEKVEHQNKELQVCLQSLEGERSRREEVEHHNSEFQASLKVLESEKARLTLSLEEKELSLRTLEEDNLAQHNEVSQLLSAIHQAQQLHSDHRREIQELNNQIQSLQDIVLEKEAGLATREKQLLQDLEESRAGERCSRDSLHMLEAEMSQLRLRLCSTENRAKALATECQQANSAHCEARSQLDELHVVLHRVICDSRDLVPWSSEQGHVWGLTVSQARDLPAELTVDRVAAALQDLCQHLKQIQQDLNDARKKIQDLEQELSRRQAERDHFSAHNQELQKQLAKNHQEETEMAERMKNSQAALQEEAAALKEEAMTLHQEVASLERKLESTEKQRRDVLHERDRLQALKEELVWEIKLLQESVTASETRANTATDTKHALEQELQTTLSILKIKNEEVETQKKKNQKEAAEVKALQQNLTHMTAIMSQREGEIKLYQDRMRMLEKQKEMHKTALDQVIKDMTEKNQKTESQQEHIQELEKQQEKQRIAVSKMNKDLEDRDLEIRSQQEEIQELEKQREVQRSAVSRMSKELEERDQEIRSQQEEIRELEKQREVQGTAVSRMSKELEGRDQEIRSQQEEIRELEKQREVQGTAVSRMSKELEERDLEIRSQQEEIRELEKQREVQRSEVSRMSMELEERDQEIRSQQEEIRELEKQREVQGTAVSRMSKELEERDQEIRSQQEEIRELEKQREVQGTVLSRMSKELEERDQEIRSQQEEIRELEKQREVQGTAVSRMSKELEERDQEIRSQQEEIRELEKQREVQGTAVSRMSKELEERDQEIRSQQEEIRELEKQREVQGTAVSRMSKELEERDQEIRSQQEEIRELEKQREVQGTAVSRMSKELEERDQEIRSQQEEIRELEKQREVQGTAVSRMSKELEERDQEIKFQKEKIRILEQHGTSQVRNMLVDLDHVNGDLKEKNAELVSLTQYIQELEKEREQVKSLHTSLEHLRAVLKDRESECDSQRNQLRLLQQSKEQHEGHLQELLGKVEKMTLSLSKKDRELESQQKQIQEAEKVMEMQVRTVHDQLEQTLETLKEKDRLIDIQKQQARNYEEQTEERKDALHRDLEYTKAVLKEKDFMIESQKEVIETFQKQEQDSEQQKEILQHLQVALKEQEQEILSLRKQCEAYKEKEEKHEATQINLQATKLTLKERERKIEVLEEAISKLQQQKDEAAMQTKATLQKLECAESLLQTRDQEIVSLQEHIQGLREQKELEGKQVKSLQQDLDKMSQTVKNHRFEFLRQAEQINMFQLREESMKVTLTLCQKQVNQLEEVVRKRDEDNETLMEKLQCQEEQLKTLQNLQISLTKKNEEVRHHREQEKLLEEDLPERKQETKAQGEQKELEEEIRGLREDLQHVQQTLTKKDEEIKDQRDRVRYLEKTLTGREQELRRQSELLRQLTSTLRWKDEGEALKKQIQKLQKWEEEEAEKRKVLQERDHLLKRQKELTQQLEDERKAKGEELEHVIAVLKHTESREVTWKEKAQALTLALTESETANGTLREEIAILQSMVSERDKDRFHLQALAEGEQLSWLSEKRLLLQRLERLQHAVARLELDKSELKQFNAELRRTLEQVERERRRLKRDCGGRSLPDASGFSLSKSDQHKMPTSRQEESHACCSRQLAELQNQVSLLQTQLAQERKYKQEYIERCTKTSQELSDLHQELSHSLAAVVREPKAAVLEAETRKLDRSLNLNLALTSLEHQSPERQPLHSTARSARSDGLR from the exons ATGGCGGCGGCGTGGGGCCAGGCCTCCCTGCAGCGCCGGCTGCAGAGCGCGCAGGAGGCGCGGCACCGGCAAGCGGGGCTGGTGCGGCAGCTGCAGGCCAAG GTGCTGCAGTACCAGGCGCGGTGtcgggagctggagcagcagctggcggCGGCAGGG gGATCCCTTCCAGgcgggtgggaggctgcagaagaccacagcctggagaaggcaCTACTTCAGGTGGAAGAGGAGCAGCAAAG GTGCGAGAATCTGGCAGAAGTGAACGCTCTCCTGCGGGAGCACCTCAATAAAGCGAATGAGGTTAATTCAGCCCTGAAAGAAGATGTTGGAAAACTGACGGCGGACTGGATGCGGGCCCGGGAGGAGCTGGAATTGAAGGCACGTGAATGGCGCAACGAGCATGAG CTTTATGACAGCTACATCAGGGGTGAACATAACCGTCTGCTCAGCCTCTGGCGTCAGGTGGTAACCTTCCGCCGTCATTTCCTGGAAATGAAGACTGCCACTGACCG AGATTTGtcagagctgaaggcagagcagaTGAGAGTTTCTGGATCCATACTTGTAAGCTGCTCCCGCCTGAGCTCTGCTGTGCAGCTCTGGGCGTCCATCACTGCGGGCAGACCTGTCCTGAAGGACGAGGCACAGCCACAAGCGGAACAGGACAGAAGCCAGAAGACTCAGGAAGTGGTGTGCTTAGAAGTCAAGGAGGACCAGGAGAAGAAGGAGCTTCAAGACAG GGTGGTGGAGCTCTCAGCCTTGCTTGTACAGTCTCAGAAGCAGAACGAGGAGAAGGAGAAGACCATGAAAACACTTAGCGACGCTGTGGAGATTCTA GAAGCAAGTCGGTTAGAGAAAGAATATGAAGCTTCATTGACTAAAAGTGCCAAGGAAGAGAATCTTTTGCTCCAAAAGCTGATACAAGATATAACTGAG GTGGTGTTAGATGACAGTGACAGCACGGTCAGCGTTATCTGCACCGACAGTTCCCAGCCTGCAGAGTGTAGCAACATCCTCTCTTGTCTGAGCTCCGTTGATGCAGAGCGTGCCTTGGCATTGGTTCAGGAAGCACTGGCAAGGAGGCGAGGAGCAGCCCAG GCCCTAAAAGAAGAGCTCTCTGCCAGGCAGGACACAATCGATTTCCTGATGCACCAGCACAGGGAGCAAGAAGAGAAGTGCAGGAAGCTGCAGCAAAGGCTGGAGCAACTGGAGGAGGAATGCAAGACAtccagcagccaccagcagcacctcCAATCTCTGGTAGAAGCACTCAGAAG CGACTGTGCAAACCTTGAGAAAACCAGGGAAGAGCTACAGCAACAGCTTGAAGTAACGGAGCAAAAAGCCTCGCGTCTGCGTCAAAGTAACGCTAAACTGCAGCTGAAGGAAGATTCAGCCCAGGGGGAGAAGGTGGAGCAGCAGCAGACAATGGAGAGAGCACGTCGTGACCAGGAGCTCCT ACTGAAGGACCTAGCTGCACTTGAAGGAAAACATTCGTTATTACAGAGTGAGTTGGTAGTCACGAGAGAGACACTGGAGGAATCACACCTTCAGAGGGATCTGCTGAAGCAGGAGAAACATGAGCTTACCGTGGCACTGGAGAAG GCAGAGCAGTCCGTAGCAGAGGTGACAGGGGCTCAGAGTAAGCTGAGTGCTGAAATAGCTGATCTACGGCTTGCAACAGCAAACATGAGCAGCATCAACAAAGCTCTTGCATTGGATAAGGTGCAACTGAACAAACTCCTGCTGCAG CTGGAGCAAGAGAATGAAGTTCTTTTAGGTAAAGTGACCGAGATGGAGAGAGCAAGGGTGTCTGACCAGGAGAAGCTGAACTTGTGTAACAGAACCAATGCAGAGCTCTGCGCAGAGAAAGCCCACCTGGAGCGGCTGCTGAAGAAAGCAGAGGAGCAACAGGAGGGGCTGCGCGTGGAGCTGACGATACTGgcagaggaaaaggcagaaacCCAAGAGAAACTCAGTCAG GTTCACCGCCAGCAAGAGTCAGCCAGCAGTGCTCTGGAGCAGTTGCGCCAGGAGGCCTCTCGCCAAGGGCACGCACTGGCCAAGGTGTCCAAGGAGAGGGAGGTGTTGGTGCATGAGAAGGCTGCCCTGGAGGTGCGACTGGCAGCCGTGGAGCGGGACAGGCAAGGCCTTTCCGAGCAGCTGACAGAGGCCAG GTCAGTGAAGGAGACCCTGGAATCCAGCCTGTTTGAGGCTCAGCAGCACCTATCTCAGCTGGAGATCGCCAGGAGTCAGCTTGAAATCCGTCTTCACACGGTCACACAGGCCAAGGAGGTGATACAAG GGGAAGTGAAGTGCCTTCAATgtgagctggaagcagagagatCTCTCATGAAGCAGGAACGGGAAAACATGGCGCAGCAGCTCTTGCAGACGGAACAGCAGTAtaacgataccctcaaacttctCGAAACCGATCATGAAGTGGAAATAAACAAGCTCCTGCAAGACCTG gcAAGCGAGCGGGAAGGACACCATTCAGAGCTGCAGGAGATGCTGGAGCAATGGgaaaaggagaaggcagagaCAGAAGGGGAGCACGAGAAGCACCTGTTTGATATGGAGCAGAAAGTTGCTACCATGCAAGCTCGACAAGAAGAGGAACGAACCAGAGTTGAAAATGCCAAGCAAGAG GTCCTGCTAGAAAAGGAGAGCGAGAAGAATGCTTTATTAGAGACGCTACTCCAGACTCAGGGAGAGCTAAGAGAAGCCTGCCAGCAGCTAGAGCAGCTCAGGCAGGAGGTGAAAGAGCAGCAAGAAAACGGGCAG AACACCACAGAAAGGCTTCAAACAGAGCTGCAGGAAACTCAGGGTAAgatcaaggcagaggagaagaggcacaaagaagaaatcaaaaccaTCAAAGAGGAAATGAATATCCTTCTTCAGCAGAGAGATGCTCTACAAAAACAG GTGGAAGAGTTGATGTCTCAGCTGGCAGCCTCCGAAGAGTCCCAGCAAGTGATTCGCCGCAAAGCTCAGCAAGATCTGAGTGAAGCACAGGAACTGtcaaggcagaaggtgctggaGGTTGTGCACCTCCAGAAGATCCTGGAGGAGAAGAGGAGTCAATGGGAGAAGGTAGAACATCAGAACAAGGAGCTGCAAGTGTGTCTGCAGTCTTTGGAGGGGGAGAGGAGTCGACGGGAAGAAGTGGAGCATCACAACAGCGAATTTCAGGCTTCATTGAAGGTCCTAGAGAGTGAAAAAGCAAG GCTGACTCTGTCTCTGGAAGAGAAGGAACTGAGCCTCAGAACCCTGGAAGAAGACAACCTTGCCCAGCACAACGAGGTGTCTCAGCTTCTTTCTGCTATTCACCAAGCCCAGCAGCTCCATTCAGACCACAGAAGAGAAATACAAGAGCTCAACAACCAG ATACAGTCACTGCAGGACATAGTGCTGGAGAAGGAAGCTGGCCTGGCAACTCgagagaagcagctgctgcaggatctGGAGGAGTCCCGAGCAGGCGAACGGTGCTCAAGGGACTCTTTGCACATGCTGGAGGCTGAGATGTCTCAACTGCGTTTGAGGCTTTGTAGCACAGAGAACAGAGCGAAGGCATTGGCCACAGAGTGCCAGCAGGCGAACAGTGCCCACTGCGAAGCCCGATCCCAGCTGGATGAGCTGCACGTGGTTCTCCACCGCGTGATCTGTGACAGCAGAGACTTAGTCCCATGGAGTTCAG AACAGGGTCATGTCTGGGGCCTGACTGTTTCTCAGGCCAGGGACCTCCCTGCAGAGCTCACAGTGGACAGagtggcagcagccctgcaagaCCTGTGTCAGCACCTGAAGCAGATTCAGCAAGATCTG AATGATGCGAGGAAGAAGATACAGGACTTggagcaggagctgagcaggaggCAAGCTGAGAGGGATCATTTCAGTGCCCACAATCAAGAGCTGCAGAAACAGTTGGCTAAAAACCACCAGGAAG AGACAGAGATGGCAGAACGCATGAAGAACTCTCAAGCTGCCTTGCAGGAAGAGGCCGCTGCTCTAAAGGAGGAAGCTATGACTCTGCATCAGGAGGTGGCATCTTTGGAAAGGAAACTCGAGAGCACTGAGAAGCAAAGAAGGGATGTCCTG CATGAACGGGACAGACTGCAAGCACTTAAAGAAGAACTGGTATGGGAGATAAAACTTCTTCAGGAATCAGTCACAGCCTCTGAAACCCGAGCAAACACAGCTACAGATACGAAACATGCCCTTGAACAAGAGCTCCAAACTACACTGTCtatcttaaaaattaaaaatgaggaagtggaaacacagaagaagaaaaatcagaaagaagcagcagaggtaAAAGCTTTGCAGCAGAATCTCACTCATATGACTGCCATCATGTCACAGAGGGAGGGAGAAATTAAGTTATACCAGGATCGCATGAGaatgctggaaaagcagaaagaaatgcataAAACTGCTCTTGATCAGGTTATAAAGGACATGACAGAGAAAAACCAGAAGACAGAATCCCAGCAAGAACACAtacaggagctggagaagcagcaagaaaaacaaaggatTGCTGTAAGCAAAATGAATAAAGACCTGGAAGACAGAGATCTCGAGATCCGATCCCAGCAAGAAGAGAtacaggagctggagaagcagcgagAAGTGCAGAGGTCTGCGGTGAgcaggatgagcaaggagctggaggagagagatCAGGAGATCCGATCCCAGCAAGAAGAGATacgggagctggagaagcagcgagAAGTGCAGGGGACTGCGGTGAgcaggatgagcaaggagctggagGGGAGAGACCAGGAGATCCGATCCCAGCAAGAAGAGATacgggagctggagaagcagcgagAAGTGCAGGGGACTGCGGTGAgcaggatgagcaaggagctggaggagagagacCTGGAGATCCGATCCCAGCAAGAAGAGATacgggagctggagaagcagcgagAAGTGCAGAGGTCTGAGGTGAGCAGGATGAGCatggagctggaggagagagacCAGGAGATCCGATCCCAGCAAGAAGAGATacgggagctggagaagcagcgagAAGTGCAGGGGACTGCGGTGAgcaggatgagcaaggagctggaggagagagacCAGGAGATCCGATCCCAGCAAGAAGAGATacgggagctggagaagcagcgagAAGTGCAGGGGACTGTGTTGAgcaggatgagcaaggagctggaggagagagacCAGGAGATCCGATCCCAGCAAGAAGAGATacgggagctggagaagcagcgagAAGTGCAGGGGACTGCGGTGAgcaggatgagcaaggagctggaggagagagacCAGGAGATCCGATCCCAGCAAGAAGAGATacgggagctggagaagcagcgagAAGTGCAGGGGACTGCGGTGAgcaggatgagcaaggagctggaggagagagacCAGGAGATCCGATCCCAGCAAGAAGAGATacgggagctggagaagcagcgagAAGTGCAGGGGACTGCGGTGAgcaggatgagcaaggagctggaggagagagacCAGGAGATCCGATCCCAGCAAGAAGAGATacgggagctggagaagcagcgagAAGTGCAGGGGACTGCGGTGAgcaggatgagcaaggagctggaggagagagacCAGGAGATCCGATCCCAGCAAGAAGAGATacgggagctggagaagcagcgagAAGTGCAGGGGACTGCGGTGAgcaggatgagcaaggagctggaggagagagacCAGGAGATCAAATTCCAGAAGGAGAAAATACGGATTCTAGAGCAACATGGTACCTCGCAAGTGAGAAATATGCTTGTGGATCTTGATCATGTGAATGGAGActtgaaggagaaaaatgcagAGCTTGTGTCTCTGACTCAGTATATCCAAGAactggaaaaggagagagaacagGTGAAATCTCTTCACACAAGCCTTGAACACCTGAGGGCAGTTCTTAAGGACAGAGAGAGTGAGTGTGATTCCCAAAGGAATCAGTTGAGGCTCTTGCAGCAGTCCAAGGAACAGCACGAGGGCCACTTGCAAGAGCTTCTTGGTAAAGTAGAAAAGATGACACTTTCTTTATCTAAAAAAGATCGAGAGCTTGAGTCACAGCAAAAGCAAATCCAGGAAGCTGAAAAAGTCATGGAAATGCAGGTAAGGACTGTCCATGACCAACTGGAGCAGACCTTAGAAACCTTAAAAGAAAAGGACAGACTGATAGACATCCAAAAGCAACAAGCACGGAACTATGAGGAGCAAACAGAAGAACGAAAGGATGCCTTGCATAGAGACTTAGAATACACTAAGGCAGTACTGAAAGAAAAGGATTTCATGATTGAATCTCAGAAGGAAGTGATTGAGACCTTTCAAAAACAAGAACAAGACtctgaacagcagaaggaaattctGCAGCATCTTCAAGTGGCCCTAAAGGAACAAGAGCAAGAAATTTTATCCCTTAGAAAGCAATGCGAGGCAtacaaggaaaaggaggaaaagcatgaagCTACGCAAATCAATCTTCAAGCTACAAAACTGactctgaaagaaagagaaagaaagatagaGGTTCTGGAGGAGGCTATCTCTAAGCTTCAACAGCAAAAGGATGAGGCAGCAATGCAGACTAAAGCCACACTGCAAAAACTAGAATGTGCTGAGTCTTTGCTACAAACTAGAGATCAAGAGATAGTGTCTTTGCAAGAGCACATCCAGGGCCTTCGAGAGCAGAAGGAGTTAGAAGGCAAGCAGGTCAAGAGTCTGCAACAGGATCTAGACAAAATGAGCCAAACAGTGAAGAACCACCGTTTCGAGTTCCTCAGGCAGGCAGAGCAAATTAACATGTTCCAGCTTCGTGAAGAAAGCATGAAAGTAACACTAACATTATGCCAGAAGCAAGTGAATCAGCTGGAGGAAGTGGTGAGGAAGAGAGATGAAGACAATGAAACTCTCATGGAGAAACTCCAGTGCCAAGAAGAACAACTGAAGACCTTGCAGAATCTCCAGATTAGTCTAACCAAGAAGAACGAAGAGGTTAGACACCACAGAGAGCAAGAGAAACTCCTGGAAGAAGACTTGCCAGAGCGGAAACAAGAGACCAAGGCTCAAGGTGAGCAAAAAGAGTTAGAAGAGGAAATCAGAGGTCTTCGGGAAGATCTCCAGCATGTTCAGCAGACTCTGACAAAGAAGGATGAAGAGATCAAGGACCAGAGAGACAGAGTCAGATATTTAGAGAAGACTCTGACAGGGAGAGAACAAGAGCTTAGGAGGCAGAGTGAACTCCTGAGACAATTAACATCAACTTTGCGATGGAAAGATGAAGGGGAGGCCCTAAAGAAACAAATCCAGAAACTCCAAaaatgggaggaagaggaagcagagaagaggaaagtTCTCCAGGAGAGAGACCATCTCTTgaaaaggcagaaggagctaaccCAGCAACTGGAAGATGAGCGGAAAGCAAAGGGGGAAGAATTGGAGCATGTGATTGCTGTTTTGAAGCATACTGAAAGCAGAGAAGTCACATGGAAGGAGAAGGCACAAGCACTGACTCTTGCCCTTACCGAGAGTGAAACGGCCAACGGGACTCTGAGGGAAGAAATAGCCATCCTGCAGAGTATGGTTTCAGAGAGGGACAAGGACCGGTTTCATCTTCAG